Proteins co-encoded in one Corylus avellana chromosome ca9, CavTom2PMs-1.0 genomic window:
- the LOC132161672 gene encoding ACT domain-containing protein ACR10 has protein sequence MGILYDDVVLIRPSEREGDPNVITVNCPDKTGLGCDLCRIILFFGLSIVRGDVSTDGKWCYIVFWVVGKSTTRWSLLKKRLVEVCPSCSSASGISFFRPDPQPPKPPDVFLLKFCCYDRRGLLHDVTGVLCELELTIKKVKVSTTPDGKVMDLFFITDTRELLHTKKRQEDTCSRLKDVLGDVILTCDIAMAGPEITACSQTSSFLPSAITEDTFSLEMPNKLPSGIVTSDSVSVTMDNSLSPAHTLVQIVCKDHKGLLYDIMRTLKDYNIQISYGRFSIKERGNCEIDLFIVQADGKKIVDPSKQNAVSSRLRMELFRPLRVAVVARGPDMELLVANPVELSGKGRPLVFYDMTLALKMLNTCIFLAEIGRHIIGDREWEVYRVLLDEGDGLSVPRDKIAEGVWKMLMGWE, from the exons aTGGGTATACTATACGACGACGTAGTGTTAATCAGACCTTCAGAGAGAGAAGGGGACCCAAACGTGATTACTGTGAATTGCCCTGACAAGACCGGGCTGGGTTGCGACTTGTGTCGCATCATTCTCTTCTTTGGGCTGAGCATTGTCAGAGGAG ATGTATCTACGGACGGCAAATGGTGCTACATAGTTTTCTGGGTGGTCGGAAAATCAACGACGAGGTGGTCTTTGTTGAAGAAGAGGCTAGTGGAGGTCTGCCCCTCTTGTTCTTCAGCTTCTGGGATATCCTTTTTCCGACCTGACCCGCAGCCGCCGAAGCCTCCCGATGTGTTCCTCTTGAAGTTCTGTTGTTATGATCGAAGAGGGCTTTTGCAtg ATGTGACGGGGGTTCTATGTGAGCTTGAGCTTACTATAAAGAAAGTGAAGGTATCAACCACCCCTGATGGCAAAGTGATGGACCTGTTTTTCATCACAGATACCAG GGAGCTTCTACATACGAAGAAGAGGCAGGAGGACACATGTAGCCGCTTAAAAGATGTTCTGGGGGATGTGATTCTAACTTGTGATATTGCAATGGCAGGCCCTGAAATTACTGCATGTTCACAGACGTCTTCATTTCTTCCTTCTGCAATCACAGAGGATACATTTAGCTTGGAAATGCCTAATAAACTCCCTAGTGGAATTGTGACCTCTGACAGTGTTTCTGTCACAATGGACAACTCACTGAGTCCTGCTCACACACTCGTGCAAATTGTTTGCAAGGACCACAAAGGTCTTCTTTATGACATAATGAGAACTCTAAAGGATTACAATATTCAG ATTTCTTATGGGCGATTCTCtataaaagaaagaggaaattgTGAGATTGACTTGTTCATTGTGCAAGCTGATGGGAAGAAGATAGTCGACCCTAGCAAGCAGAATGCAGTGTCATCTCGTCTTCGAATGGAACTATTTCGTCCTCTCCGAGTAGCTGTTGTTGCCCGGGGTCCCGACATGGAGCTGCTAGTTGCAAACCCTGTGGAGTTATCTGGCAAGGGCCGGCCTCTTGTTTTCTATGACATGACCCTTGCTCTCAAGATGCTAAATACTTGCATCTTTTTG GCTGAGATTGGGAGGCACATAATTGGAGATAGGGAATGGGAGGTTTACAGAGTCTTGCTTGATGAAGGGGATGGCTTATCTGTTCCTAGGGACAAGATTGCAGAAGGGGTTTGGAAGATGTTGATGGGTTGGGAGTGA